The Chelonia mydas isolate rCheMyd1 chromosome 1, rCheMyd1.pri.v2, whole genome shotgun sequence nucleotide sequence caaatatttaataatcagcTTCtaaatctagcagacaaaggtctaacatgatccaatggccggaagttgaaactagacacattcagactggaaataaggtgtacatttttaatgatgagagtgattaactactggaacaatttaccaagggtcgttgTGGATTtgccatcattgacaatttttaaatcaagatcagattTCTTCTaagagctctgctctaggaattagcttgaggcaggtctctggcccgcgctatacaggaggtcagactagatgatcacaatggtcctttctggccttggaatcggtGTATGCCCTCTACTAGAACTAACATTTTCAATGTATACACAATACTGTGCGGGGTGAGTCTGGACTGCCAGCTAAAGCTTaatcccctggactctctccctccccatcaccccaAACACAATCTTGTATGTGTACTCAGTACCACAAACCAAGCAGGAAGGCAGTGATGTTGCAAAGGACAGGCGCCAACTGCTGCTGAAAGAAAACAAGGACATGCCATGGTCTCATGGGAGCAGAGTTACACACAGCAGGCGGAAGGCAAAGActggctggagctctggctgTGGCTGAAGACAAACATGCTTATGAGCTGAGCCCCACCCAAAAAAAGAGCAGAACCAGCTGAGACCAAGGCCAAAATGGAACTGAAGCGATGCACAGGACCTCTGAACAGGAGAGAATTCTTGTCCCCTATGAATCTAGCTAACTTACTCTCCCCTTGCTCACATTCACTTTCTTCACTGAGACATTCAGCAGCCTTTGAACGATCTAACACACCACTTTGTGACACCCACACTACACAAAACCCTGCAGTTAAACATATGCCAAACTTCAACAGCAAATTGTCACGTGTATTTGTTACAACAATTCACCCCGACATCCTCTATCATAAGCTCTGGGCCTACAACTGGAGCCTGTATGCTCACAAGgcgttccattgaagtcaacagggcacTGCTCAGGCATATGTGGCTGCAGGGTTTAGGCATTCGAGTGTAAgatatttggggcagggatttcGTCTGTAAAACGTTACGTGCAGCTATGGCTCTGTAACAACAGTGACAAACACAGAAAGGGATTGGAGGCTAGATAAGAGCCTAAACGATCAGACACTTATCCTGATGAAAAGTACTATGCGTGAGCTATGGGGTATTATCCACACTGTCTGGGCCTTAGTTGCACAAGAGAGGTCAAAACGCCCTTCAGAATTAAGCTAGGTGTCCGAGTGTTGAAAGGCTGCAGCCTACATCACAGGAGCCATAGGTGTGGACTGCCTGGTGCGCTACAGTTTCATCAGTGGAACTATTCTCACGGTATTAAAACTTTACTGAACCTCTGCTGTCTTAGGTTGTAGATTTTCCCCGGGGTTGTGGGAAGCCAGCTCACACCAGCTTGGAGAAGCAGAAAGTGACACAGGCCACATGAGGGCAGTCTGAGGGGGATGCAAGAACTAAAACGGGAAAAATGGCGACAAATGAAACAGATGTTTAAAATTCTTACTGTTTTAAATAATCCAAATTGTAAAACTTATTCTGAACGATGATCTTCAGTCTAGAGTGTCCCGTAGACGCAGGGTTACACGTGCAAGGGCAGCAGATTTTAGAGTGTAAATAACAGGAAGACAGATCAACTGTTCTTGTGAGACTCTGCCCAGTCCCAGACATGCAGGGAGCCATCACTTGCTGCTGATAACAACATTCTTGGTTTCCAAGGATGCCAAGCATGTGTTGTAACCAGGGGAAAGTCACTGCCGTTGTCCATGCCACTGAAGAGATGTCCTTTGTGACTAAACAgcggctctgcttctccaccagaCGCAGGCCAGCTCCGTGTGTCATAGATGTGAACAGTTCCATTGAAGCCTttgttaaaagaataaaaaaaagaatGTCAGACTATAGAAATGGGCAACTGTTCAGCTTGATCCAGGAGCCCTAACTTTTACTTGCCCTACACTGCGAGTTCCACTGCGGAACACTGCGAGTTCCACTGCGGAACACTGCGAGTTCCACTGCGGAACACTGCGAGTTCCACTGCGGAACACTGCGAGTTCCACTGCGGAACACTGCACTCCAGTTCACACCTTCCACCCGGGCAGGACTGGTGAGATCGAACAGGCTACAGGCCTGGAGTCAGAAAGACCAGGTATTTATCCACGATGGGAAAGAATCCAGTGCAGGCTCAGGTAACTTGAGAATTCATTGACCTATATTTGTACCATCCCAGCTGAGACAAGAGCTCACGTTCCTGGTGCCCCAATGGGAACGCTGCCTGGTAGCCTAAATCTGTGTCTGTGCGCACAGTTGGCACCGTTGAGCAGGCAGCATTTACCAACAGCTTCCACACGGTTACCGGAGTGAATGTGGATTCTCACTAGAGGAGGAAACCAGCTCTTCACATACTACAGGGTGACAGCTACTGGCATGTACTACAGCAcagaatcataggcctggaagggacctcgagaggtcatctaatccagtcccctgcactcagggcaggactacgTAATgactagatcatccctgacaggtgtttgtctaacctgttcttaaaaacctccagtgacgaagattccacaacctccctaggcaatttattccagtgcttaaccaccctgacagttaggaagttttgctAATGTCCAACCGAAGCCTCCCTTgatgaaatttaagcccattgcttcttgtcctatgctcacaggttaatgagaacaatttttctcccaatCCTTGTAACAACCATTTATGTATTTGAAAGCTGTTACGTCCCcgccccagtcttctcttctccagactacacaaacccaattttttccatcttccctcataggtcatgctttctagacattttatcatttttgttgctcttctctggactttctccaatttgtccacatctttcctgaaatgaggtcccaagaactggacacaatactccagttgatgtctaatcagcgtggagtaaagcagaagaattacttctcgtgtcttccttacaacactcctgcttatacatcccagaatgatgttcgctttttttttttttttaaacacacacacacacacacacacacacaccagtgttacattgttcactcatatttagtttgtgatctactgcgagccccagatcccttcctgcagtactccttcctaggcagtcatgtttgtgcgcaactgattgttccttcctaactggagtactttgcatttgtccttattgacaatttcatcctatttacttcagaccaattctccagtttgtcccgatcattttgaattttaatcctatcccccaaagcacttgcaacccctccctgtTTCGTATTGTCCACagactttataaatgtactctctatgccatttatctaaatcatttatgaagatattgaacagaactggacccaggtcCAGTGCCTGATAACTACGACTACGAGACAGTATCTAAAGCTTTAGTAAAGTTAAGTTATACCACAAttaccacttcccccccatccacaaggcttgttaccctgccaaagaaagctatcaggttggtttgacaggatttgttcttgacaaatccatgttcaCTGTTAcctatcaccttattatcttctaggtgtttgcacaCTGATTGCtggattatttgctccattatctttgcaGATAATGAAGTGAAGatgactggtttgtaattcctGCATGGTGAGTGCTGAATGATTCTACAGCAATGTGCAGGAGCAATCTGTGGTGAGGAACCTGAGATGAATTCAGGTCAGTGTAGAGCACtgatggaggtggggagggaataaAGAGGCCTTTATTATTTCAcctcaggcctgattttcagtaacTGGAGACCCAACCTGCACTTATGCATTTGCTTAAGCACTAACCGCACATGCTAACCAGGGATCTGCACGCACACCTGACTTAAGCGTGTGCACAAAAGCAGGTGCAGGCCTGGAGTTGCACTCAGAGCCAGTGCACGTGACTGTATTTGGAGGAAGCTGCACCCACTTGCCATCCTGTCCCAGGCACTGCGCCAAACCCCACCCTGCTGTAACTCGACTGAAGTCCATGGGGTTACACCAGGGCTGAGTCTGGCCCATCAAGTTTTGTTGTCATTTTAGCACTCTGGGAGATGAAACTAACAGCTTATCTCCATCATGGTCCTAGGGATCACCAGTCACATAATCTCACTCCAAACTGACAAGCCACATTATAACACAAGGCATCATGGGTAGACAGATCGCCATTGGACAAGGCTTCCAGTGCAGAGTCAACCAGATCTGAAAACACATGGCAAACAAATCCCCACCTCCCAGGAGTTACCTGAAATGGCAAGGCATCCGTCCAGAACAGGAGCCCAGGAGACGCGCAGGAACTCTGTGCTTGGGCTGGCTGCAGAAACTTTGCACTTGGCCGATTTCAGAGGCTTTGGGATATTTCTCAAGTCTGTTAGTATGAGCTGTCCTCCAGACGAGAGGCGAGCTATAGTGGGGGCATTCACATCAGAGCCCTGCAGACCAGGACCGACACCCATGCACCACTGCTCCCCACTGAGTGCCGAAGGAACGGACGTATCACCCAGTGGACTCTGCGGCTGTCGAACATCTGCCAGGCACAGCTGCCCCTTTACGCAGCAGGCCAGCAAAGTATTACAGTCCAGGAATTCCAGGCCGCTGACCTCATCGCTGCCACTGGAGActaagagaggaggaagagaacctCAGACTTCACAGGATGCTCAGCTACAACTGCTAGGTTCAGAAATTGCAGGGGTGACAAATAGATCAAACACAGGGTTAAACACATTCCCTTCTGTGGAAGCAGATTTGGAAGCTGCTTTAGAAAGTTTTCGGGCAGGACTAGTAGCAGGGAGCTGGTGTATGCCCTAGGTCTATTATGGTACAGGCTCAAATGCCAAGGGCCAGGTTCTGCTCTTGCTGGGGGGAGTTAACCCCTGGGCAGAGGATGTGCACAGGTGAATCTACCCCAACACAAGGGTAGTTCCAAACCCAAATCGCCCACTCATCAAACTGCATAGGAGTAAGGCTACAAGACCTCCATGACAACAGAGAGTCCTGCACCAACCCAGTCTCCACAGGCAGCAGGGGACCCTCCTGCAGCTGACCAgctgccatgggggggggggggaggggaggggggaggaaggaccctgcagctcccagccactgtgggtGGCAAGACCTCTGTAACTGACCGACCACCAGCAGGGACCCCTGAGCTGTCCAAGggcccccctgcagctgctgcaagcagccagcccctgcctctcccctcacAGCTAGTGGTAGAGGGACCCCGGAGCTGCTCAGCCGCCTCGGGTGgtggtgccccccaccccagctactGGACAACAGGgtccccgcagctccccattttgtcaggaatgtttttagtaaaagtcagggacaggtcacagcttccatgaaattttgttttttgcctgtgacctgtccatgacttttactaaaaatatccatgacaaaatcatagccttacacATGAGCCCCCAAGCTATACTCTCGTCTTCACCACTCAGAGCTCCGCTACTGACAGAAAAGCAGCACGTTGGTATGGTATCACGGAGACACAAACGCAGAACTCCAGCTACCTTTCGCTATCGACCTGCACTTCCCAATGCCCCCTCAGTACAACCAGCCTCAGCTGCTGGACATCTGTAAGCCACTGGGACTGGTAATTCAAGTGTTGTCCCTCGGGAGTTGGATCTGTTGGCAGTGAAGACTTATTTAGGCCTGACAGAAGCCTGCTGTGGATTTTAAGAGACTGTTCTGTTAGTGTGTAACCCAGTAAGCAAAAGGAGAACTGTGTATGTGTAAGAAATTGCAGAGTAATTATGTTTGTGATAAGATAAAGTAACTAAGAATCTAGAAAAGACCAGTGTGAACTAACACTAAACCTGTACTGATGGGAGAGGAGAGTTAACTATGGTGAGATTTTCCTGAAGAGCTTCCAGCTGGTGAGTAACTGACCACTACTTGCTAAGTGTTTTGCCTTAAAAGATTATGTAGGCCTATCTGCTGAGTAAGTGAATATCAGTCCAACAGGGCAGAGAACCCGGATCCTGGAAAGTGGAATTATCCAGGCTTTGGACAGAGTTAGGGTAACATTTACAGAAGGGGCTAagatccactgactttcaatgcgATTTAACTACCTAAATCACTATGGCCCCTGCGCAGTGGAGTTCAGAAGTGCCAACAGACAGGTCATTCTGAGACTGTTGCATTGTGGGATTGCAGCTGGGGTACTGCTTATACTGGTACAGGCGTGTGTTCGTGCTGTCATTGTGCCAGCAGAACTTTACCAGCTGGGAGCTTGTGTCCCTCTGAAACGGGAAGAAATGGAGGATTTTGTCAGTAGGAGGAAAAATTAAGTGTGGATATGCACCAGGCCGTGCTCAAAAAAGGGGAGTTTTGCTGGTACAATTTTCTAGCATAAAccacagctgtcataaatataaagggaagggtaaccacctttctgtatacagggctataaaatccctcctggccagaggcaaaatcctttcacctgtaaagggttaagaagctaaggtaaccgcgctggcacctgacccaaaatgaccaatgaggggacaagatactttcagatctggaggtaGGGAACAGAGGGTTTGGTCTGTGTAATACCTtggccgggaacagatcaaggatgcaaccccTTCAACTCCTGTacagttagtaagtaatctagctagaaaatgggttaggttttctttgttttgccttgtaaattcgctgtgctggagggaatgtgtattcctgtttgtgtctttttgtaacttaaggttttgcctagagggattctctgtgttttgaatctgattaccctgtaaagtatttaccatcctgattttacagaggtgattcttttaccttttctttaaataaaattattcttttaagaacctgattgatttttcattgttcttaagatccaagggtttgggtctgtgtacacctgtaccaattggtgaggatattatcatcaagccttccccaggaaagggggtttagggcttggggggatattttgggggggaacaggactccaagtggtcctttccctgttctttgtctaaatcacttggtggtggcagcatactgttcaaggacaaggcaaagtttgtaccttggggaagtttttaacctaagctggtaagaattaGCTTAGGGGATTTTCATGcggctccccacatctgtaccctagagttcagagtggtgagggaaccctgacaacagcCTAGGAGCAACTGAAAACATTCTGCTTGGTCTACAGCACAGGTTCAGAACCTTGGGGTTATATCTGGGTTCATGGCGTTGCAACCACCACCCGCTCTTCATGGCTAGGTAAGAGGATGCCAAAGCTATGTTCTGCTGCAACATGAGGTCAACATATGGAAAAGTTTGAAGATAAATTTGTTGTAAGTGCCTAAGGGACTCaggtgcctaagtctcattggCTTTCATttggatttaggcacttttgaaaatgttcccctgaaaaccactggcttaaaGAGTGCACTGTTTAGTTAGTCTATTGTGaaatctccccccagccccagctttaAATacctgctgtgtagatgtttttCTTTGATTCAATCTCTGTAATTTGGACATTGTTGACTCTTGAGCCATGAAGGACACAGGGGGTTCTGGCCAAAGTGGTTGCAATTTTAGTCCAAGGTTTCTTGCTGTCATTTCCCGTGGGGATGGTACTTACGAATTTAATAACATCTATTTGAAAGAGACACATAATGAGCTATAACAGTGCAAGTACTGAAGTACCAGTAGTTacatttttgaagtattttgtGAAGATGCATTACAATTCAACCCACAGTTGATATTTTAAATCCTCTTCCAAGGGCACAAATACCTTTCACAACAGTTGAGCAGGTATGGTAAAATGGTCTATTTAGAAATCTAGACAATCCAATATAAAAGTGTTAAGCAGGTCACTCGTTTTCagtaaatgacaaaataaataaagtaactgcaataaatacttagcacttctcttccataaacttcacagtgctttacaaagtggGGATCCCCATTTGaaaagtgggaaactgaggcacggagcagtgaTGTGATTTGCAGTAGGTCACAAAGGGTCAGAGTGTAGAGCCCTTGTTTATACTGCTGCAAGCTCCTGCTTAGGAGTGATGCCAATGAGGTGAATGGGACAACTCCTGTGAGTAAGTGCTTGCAAACAAGACTAGGGGATTTACAATCCCTCCCAAAGTGAGTCAAAGACAGTAATGGGAACAGATCTGATGTGTCCTAACTTCTAGTCTGACTGGGCTGCCGCCCTAGTGACAGCACAGAACACACCAGTggttaaaaaaatgtaactgtcCTTTCAGCTAAACATCTCCGAGGCCAGTTGCAGTGCAGGGGATTCAGCCATGTAATTAGTAACAAAGAGTGAAGATCAACTAAATGCATCCACAGACACGTGCTGAAAATGGACTCCAGGACCTATAATCTGCACTGTCCAGCGGAAGCTTCCCAACAATGGAAAGCTCAGATGGTGAGTCAGAGCTCCAGCTCACTCCTGGCCAACTGCGGCCCTCTACACAACAATTTCACATTGACGTACAGGCCAAAATTTccagtgactagtgattttgggggctcaatctgagacaccttaaagaagcCCTATTCTCAGAGATGCCGCTCACCCGCCCTTCCAGGGGGTCTCTGTTTGGGCCCCCATAATGCCCAACCTTCTTTGTCCTCCATAATTCCAGGGCACTTCAATGAGAAACATTAACACTCTGCccttctctagcaccttccacCCAAGAGCCTCCAAGTGCTCCACAACTAGGAGAGGATTAATACACATGACCCCCTGCCTCCGGTGTAGTAGGGAAGCTCTAGCCctcttgggcagcagggctgagcgAGTTGCCAATGGTACTTTATACGTCACCCGTGTTGCAGGAGGACTGTGCAGAGAGGAGTTCGCGGCAGACTAACTCCTACCAATTTTACCTACCAATTTAAACTTGTGTAAGAGCTGCTCAGACATGCACTCACCAGTGTCCTCCGCTGCCAACTGCCACACTTGCAGGGAACTATCTGGTGGGCCACTTGTTACCAGCAAGCTGTGAAAACAAGGAAACCAGATGCAAGCTCTTCATTAATGGGAAGTGGCCTTTCCCTTCAGGGCTGGTATATGATGGTGATGACAGGCATGTCTGTTCTCTGCGTTTCCTCCCACCATGCCCACAGCTCAGGCTCAGTTACTCCCATCCTGcacctggggcagggacaggcacACCTGTGGCATTAAGCTATGCTAGTGCTTCCTGTGTTTGGGGACCTTGCAGGAGTTTGCGTGGTTCCCACCCCACCGTAGTTAAAGGGTGatgtcatttatttaaaaagaaaaggagtctctaaggtgccacaagtcctaacacatttatgtgagcataagctttcgtgagttagagctcacttcatcggatgaagtgagctgtagctcacgaaagcgtatgctcaaataaatgtgttagtctctaaggtgccacaagtcctccttttctttttgcgaatacagactaacacggctgctactctgaaacctgtcgtttaTTTGCAGCACATACCAAGACTGAGCAGAACAACGTGAGCAAACACTGAGGAAGGGAGACtagcagaggggtgtgtgtgcgcatggGGTGGGGAATCCGCTGAAGAGGTGGGGCGAACAGGTAACAGAAGTTGGCTGTTTGCATGGCCCTCGAATGGCCATGAGAAAATCCTTGCAGAACGTCCAGCACTCTTGGCAGGGACGCTCCGGCCCAAGAGAAGTGAGAGTCCAAGGCATAGAAGACAGTGCCAGTTGCTCGAGTCCTTGGAGAGCCATTGGGACGTAACGGACACCGAGAGCTGCTTTGCCTTTTCATTCCTGCCCTGCTTTAATGTCAGCAATGGACTCTCTGCCTCTAACACTAGACCGAGCAAAGCACTGGAAAATATCCAGGGAATGATCtgtgggggcttggggagaggagagggaaaggggagaaggagCTTGGGTCAGAGAAGGAGGCTGTTTGCAGGAACTGCCTCCTAAAAATGCCACCACCAGGGCAGTCCTTTCTGTTCCCTATGGAGCTGTCAGTGGTTTCTCACCAGGAGGGGGTGCTGCTAACACTGCCTCTTCTCTACAGCTGCTCCCTTTCTGCTGGCTCCTCTGATGTC carries:
- the WDR73 gene encoding WD repeat-containing protein 73 isoform X3 — its product is MAEESAEAWLLESLRLYHDLHVFELQEPTRVIEWAGEKSVCVAGYENSRRNEILQLLLPQKLYVKEKQGVCPERDFKVERGGFSDRPVYSLRHVPDTSLLVTSGPPDSSLQVWQLAAEDTVSSGSDEVSGLEFLDCNTLLACCVKGQLCLADVRQPQSPLGDTSVPSALSGEQWCMGVGPGLQGSDVNAPTIARLSSGGQLILTDLRNIPKPLKSAKCKVSAASPSTEFLRVSWAPVLDGCLAISGFNGTVHIYDTRSWPASGGEAEPLFSHKGHLFSGMDNGSDFPLVTTHAWHPWKPRMLLSAASDGSLHVWDWAESHKNS
- the WDR73 gene encoding WD repeat-containing protein 73 isoform X2, whose protein sequence is MICMCLSSKSRQESSSGQEKKGVCPERDFKVERGGFSDRPVYSLRHVPDTSLLVTSGPPDSSLQVWQLAAEDTDVIKFVSTIPTGNDSKKPWTKIATTLARTPCVLHGSRVNNVQITEIESKKNIYTAVSSGSDEVSGLEFLDCNTLLACCVKGQLCLADVRQPQSPLGDTSVPSALSGEQWCMGVGPGLQGSDVNAPTIARLSSGGQLILTDLRNIPKPLKSAKCKVSAASPSTEFLRVSWAPVLDGCLAISGFNGTVHIYDTRSWPASGGEAEPLFSHKGHLFSGMDNGSDFPLVTTHAWHPWKPRMLLSAASDGSLHVWDWAESHKNS
- the WDR73 gene encoding WD repeat-containing protein 73 isoform X1 codes for the protein MAEESAEAWLLESLRLYHDLHVFELQEPTRVIEWAGEKSVCVAGYENSRRNEILQLLLPQKLYVKEKQGVCPERDFKVERGGFSDRPVYSLRHVPDTSLLVTSGPPDSSLQVWQLAAEDTDVIKFVSTIPTGNDSKKPWTKIATTLARTPCVLHGSRVNNVQITEIESKKNIYTAVSSGSDEVSGLEFLDCNTLLACCVKGQLCLADVRQPQSPLGDTSVPSALSGEQWCMGVGPGLQGSDVNAPTIARLSSGGQLILTDLRNIPKPLKSAKCKVSAASPSTEFLRVSWAPVLDGCLAISGFNGTVHIYDTRSWPASGGEAEPLFSHKGHLFSGMDNGSDFPLVTTHAWHPWKPRMLLSAASDGSLHVWDWAESHKNS